The window TTTAATATCGTAAATGCTTACCAAAAAATCTTTATCATTTAATTCACTGTGAAAATGAATGGCAGAATCAATATAGGATAGTGTTTCTTTATATTTATTCAATTCAAAATAAACAGCGCCAAACCGGTCAAATATTGATTTGATGACAGCATAATGATTGTATTTTTTAGCGATTTTTAAGCCTGTATTCAGATATTCGAGTGCCTTTTCATACTCTGCCTGCGAACGCATTAACTCTCCGATAGAAAGATAGACAAATACCTGATTTTCGGTATTATGAGTTTTTTCGTAAAAGTTCAAAGAATTAAGATAAGCATCAAGGGAGGAGCGGGAATCATTTATTTTTGAATAAGCTCTGCCAAGTTTGTAATAAATCTCTGCTTTAAGATTAATGTTGCCCGAGTTCTCCGAGAGTTTACGGGCATGTTTCAGACAGTTAAATGCAGAATCAAAATTTTCAGACAGTAACTCATCGTATAGATCTAAATAGACTTCGATAAGTTTATCGGGCTGAAGTTGTTTTGTTTTAAGTAAATTTCTGAGGCTGTCTGCTGTACGGTTCTGACTGTAAACCGAAAAGCTTAACAATAAAATTAATAAAACCGGAAGTAATATTCTCATAACTGAGCCTGTTGGTTATTTGTCTAATGAGCCGAAAACCCTTTTCAGTATATCGGTGGTTCGGGCAACAGGATCATGGCGAATTTTCTGCTCTTCACCGGCAAGTTTCAGAAAAAGGCCATCCATGGCTTTTTCGGTTACATATTTTGCCAGATCGGTTTCAACTTTTTTGGTAAAAGGAATTTTATTATAGGCAGTCGTTACATCATCCCAGTATTTGGTTACCTGAAGCTGGTTGAGTACAGCCTGAACTTCAGGTTTGAAGGCAGCTGCAAGCTGTGCAGATGTTTTGTCTTTAAAATATTGGGTGGCTGCATTGTCGGGGCCTTTCAGAATACCCATCGCGTCAGTAAAACTCATGGTCATGATAGCATTGGTAAATATAGGCCCGGCTTTTACCACGGCTGCCTCCGCACCTTCATTCATCTTTTTGATAAAATCATCTACCAGTTTTCCCATGCCTATAGAATAAAGCTTATCAGCAACATACTGAGCTTCAGGTGGAAACAGAATCTTTACCAAAGGGTCGCCATAAAAGCCATTTGTTTTGTTGAGGATGCTGATAGCATTTCCGGTACCTATTTTAAGCGCTTCTTTCAGTCCGCTGATGACTTCTTCATTTGTCAACGGCTTAACTGTATTGATATTTTTCTGAATATCGGATAAGGTAAGATTTTGAAGCAGGTCGCACCCTCCCAGTAAAAATGTCGTGAAAATAAAAATGATGTATATTTTTTTCATGGTTTTGGTTTTTAGTAAGAGCAAAAGTAAGGGTTTTTATGCTAAGGTTATACTGTAATCTGAATTAAAATAAGAGGAAAACTTAAAGGATAAAGTATAATTCCATTAATCAAAGGTGGGCTTTTTGGGAATGGTAAAACAAATTTTTGTCCAAACATCCAGTTCGCTGGTTGCCCAGATTTTGCCCTTATGATTATCTACAATTTGTTTGGCAATGGACAATCCAAGGCCAGAGCCGTATTTAAAATCCTTTGGGGCGTTTTTTGCCCTGAAAAATTCATCAAATATAAATGGCAGATCTTCCGGAGGGATTCCTATTCCGGAATCAGAAACTTCAAATAAAATATTCTCGTAGCGATTGCGAACATTCAGGTTGACTCTTCCACCGGGTGGGGTGTATTTTATGGCATTGGTAAGTAAATTCATCAGTAATTCCTCAATAGCGTAAGGATTGGCGATAATTAAATTCGTACCTGGTTCAATATAGTCTTCAAAAGAGATGTTTTTATCTTTGGCAAGAATTTGAATAGCAGGTTTTATTTTATTGATTAAAGCC of the Sphingobacteriales bacterium genome contains:
- a CDS encoding DUF4197 domain-containing protein; this translates as MKKIYIIFIFTTFLLGGCDLLQNLTLSDIQKNINTVKPLTNEEVISGLKEALKIGTGNAISILNKTNGFYGDPLVKILFPPEAQYVADKLYSIGMGKLVDDFIKKMNEGAEAAVVKAGPIFTNAIMTMSFTDAMGILKGPDNAATQYFKDKTSAQLAAAFKPEVQAVLNQLQVTKYWDDVTTAYNKIPFTKKVETDLAKYVTEKAMDGLFLKLAGEEQKIRHDPVARTTDILKRVFGSLDK